TTATACATTCACCCTAATGTAGGCTTTTTTTATACATAAACACTAAACAAAAATGGATACAATTTTAATCATAATCATTTCCGCCATCGCAGGTGTGGCCGGTGGATTCGTAATCGCCAAGATCCTGGAGAAGAAGAACGTCTCCAATCTCATCAAAAATGCCCGTAAAGAAGCCGCGTCCATCTTAAAAGATGCCAGTCTCGAAGCCGAAAATACCAAAAAAGACAAAATCCTTCAGGCCAAGGAGAAGTTCATTGAACTCAAGGCGGAGCACGAACAGGTCATCCTGAACCGTGAAAAGAAAGTAGCGGAAATAGAAAAAAGGATCCGCGACAAGGAATCCCTGGTTTCCAATGAATTGGCTAAAGCCAAAAAAATCAATGATGATTTTGAAAGTAAAACCAAGGAATACAATAACAAGATAGATGTCCTCGACAAAAAGCAGGCCGAGGTGGAGCGCATGCACAAAAGCCAGCTCGAGCAGCTTGAAGTGATTTCAGGCCTGTCTACGGAAGACGCCAAAAACCAACTCATAGAAGGCCTGAAAGCCGAAGCCAAAAGCAATGCGATGTCATACATCCAGGATACCCTGGAGGAGGCAAAACTCACGGCACAACAGGAAGCCAAGAAAATCATCATCAACACCATCCAGCGCGTCGGGACCGAAGAAGCAGTCGAAAACTGCGTGTCAGTCTTCAACATCGAATCGGATGATGTCAAGGGTAGGATCATCGGGCGTGAGGGTCGTAACATCCGTGCAATTGAGGCGGCAACCGGTGTGGAAATCATTGTCGACGATACGCCGGAAGCAATCATCCTGTCGTGCTTTGACCCGGTCAGGAGGGAAATTGCCAGACTGTCGCTGCACAAACTGGTGACCGATGGCCGTATACACCCTGCAAGGATTGAAGAGGTGGTTGCCAAAACAACCAAACAGATTGACGACGAGATTGCTGAAGTCGGAAAGCGTACGGTTATCGATCTGGGCATCCATGGATTACACCCTGAACTGATCAAAGTTGTCGGAAGGATGAAATACCGTTCTTCATACGGACAAAACCTCTTACAGCACTCTCGAGAGGTTTCGAAACTTTGTGGTATCATGGCTGCTGAATTAGGACTCAATGTAAAACTTGCCAAAAGGGCCGGACTGTTGCACGATATAGGTAAAGTGCCGGATACCGAAAGTGACTTGCCACACGCACTGTTGGGAATGCAATGGGCGGAAAAATATGGCGAAAAAGAAGAAGTGTGCAACGCCATTGGGGCGCACCACGACGAGATTGAGATGAAGTCACTCCTCTCTCCTATCGTGCAGGTTTGCGACGCGATTTCGGGAGCAAGACCGGGAGCACGCCGCCAGGTGCTTGATTCGTACATCCAGAGGCTTAAGGACCTTGAAGAGATCGCTTTCGGATTCCATGGCGTGAAAAACGCGTATGCGATCCAGGCAGGACGTGAATTGCGTGTAATCGTGGAAAGCGAAAAAGTATCCGACGACCATGCGGCCAGTCTTTCTTTCGATATCTCTCAGAAAATCCAGACTGAAATGACGTATCCGGGTCAGGTAAAAATTACCGTAATCAGGGAAACAAGGGCGGTGAATATTGCAAAGTAATCCTGATCCTTTTATAAAATCAAAAGCTCCTTAACGGAGCTTTTTTTATTTTTTTATGGGGCGAATATTTTGTTAATGTCCGATTGGCTGATGGGCTTGAGAAAGTAACTTGCAATGTCGTTCTCAAAATCCCTGGCCTTGCTGATGTCTATGTTGTCATTCGACGAGGTGACCACGTAAATATCGGTGGTCAGTTCGAAATTCTCCCGAAGCTTCCTGAATTCCTCCAAAAACTGCCATCCGTCCATGATGGGCATATTGATGTCGAGTAAAATCAAGTCCGGAAATTCGTTGGCATGCAGCTTCTGCTTTAAAATCTCAATCGCATCAAATCCATTTTCAAAAAAGGAAGGGGTCAGCCTGATGTTATTTTTGTTCAGTAAATTCCGCAGGATAAAATGGTAAATCTTATCATCGTCGACCACAAACAGGTCTTTATATTTATTCATTAAAATAGATTTTGAAAATGGTGCCTTTATTTACCTCGCTGTCCACGACAATTTTTCCGCCCATGGCTTCAACCTGGTTTTTTGACATGAATAATCCCAATCCGCGTGAATTGGGATGCTTGTGAAAAGTCTTATACATCCCGAACAAGACATTTCCGTGCTTTTCCAGATTGATTCCCAAACCGTTGTCAGCAATGGAAAGCACCTTCCTGCCCTCTTCGTAATAAAAATTGTAATGGATCAATGGCGTTCGGTCCGGATGGGAATATTTGACCGCGTTGGTCGAAAAATTCAGCAGCACACTCTCGAGGTAAGCGGGATTGAAGTAGACGGTCTCGTCATCAGGGATGTCGATTCGGTATGCCACCTGGTGCCTGGCAAATTCTTCTGAGAGCAGCGTAAGCATCTTACGCAGGTAATGCCGGACATTCAGGTGCTCGCGTACCGGCTTTAAATCCGACTGTATTTCCACCAATTCCTTAAGATTGGCTATCGTTTCCGTCAGGTGGTTCGAGTTGGTCCGGATGTGAATCATGCTTTCCTGCCGCAAGGCCTCGTCGGTTTCAGTCTCCATCAAATCGAGCAGCATCTTAAAATTGCCCGCATGCGAACGCAGGTTGTGCGACACGATGTGGGCAAAATTAAGCAGTTTCTTGTTTTGTTCGCTTAACAGGTGCAGGGTCTTTTGCAGTTCGTTCTCTTTTTCAATCCGGGCCGAGATATTGCTGTGTGTCCCGATAACGCGCAACGGTTCCCCATTGATATCGCGGTCTATAATCTTGCCGCGGCTCAGTACCCAGCGGTACTCGTCGTTTTTTGTGCGGACCCTTTGCAGGTTTTCATAAAAAGGCGTGTGGTTGTCGAGATGACGCTGAATGTCATTGCTGTATTTTTCCTTGTCTTCCGGATGGATCCTGTCGTCCCAAACCCGGATGTCGAGGATCGCATCCTTTTCATCAAAATCAAGCATCTTCATCGACTGTGAAGAAAAGAAGACCTTGTTTGTGCGCACATCTAGATCCCATATCCCTTCTGATGATGCTTCCAGGGCAAACTGGTAGCGTTCTTCAGAAATCTTGAGTTTCAACGCCTGGATTCGGCTGTCGGTGTGGTCATTGATGCGGCCGTAAAACACGAGCCCGCCCTTATTATCCTCCTCAACAGTGGCCCGGACCTTGAACCAGCGTAATCCCTTGACGGGTAAATTGCAGCGGAATTCGAAAAGCAGGTTCTGCATGCTTTCCCTTGCGTTGGCAATAGCCTCCATGAGCCTGTCAAAATCTTCGGGAATAATCTTGCTGCGCAAAACATCAATGGTGTAGTAGTTGATTTCCTCTTCGGTGAGCTCAAAATGATTGATCACCGACTCGCTCATGAAAGGGAAACTGATCCTGCCTTCGCCAGAAATAGTCATCTGGAAAATCAAGTCCGGAACCTGTGACAAGAGTTTATTGTAGAAATTGATCTTATCGTCCTGCTGTAAGGAATTCGCAAAGAAATCTAATTTCATCTGTCGATATTAAAAAGGACGGACTTCCGTACTCCCATTGTTTTAAGCTTTTTACAAAAATATAAAAAATCGGCTAAAAACCTATTTTCTCGGATGAAATGCATTAATTACCTGCGTAAGGTGTTTTCTGTCTAGATGTACGTAAATTTCTGTAGTGGTGATGCTCTCATGGCCGAGCATCAGCTGGATCGACCGAAGGTCAGCACCATTTTCAAGCAGGTGCGTGGCAAATGAATGCCTGAAGGTGTGCGGACTGATCGATTTGTTCAGACTGATTTTCTCCGCGAGGTTCCTGATGATTGTAAAAACCATCGCGCGGGTCAGTTTGCGGCCGCGCCGATTCAGGAAAAGGGTATCTTCGTGGCCTTTTTGTATTGGGAACGCGGTCCTGATGTGGTCCTTGTATGAGTCGATCAATTTCCGGGTGTGGCTCCCGATGGGCAAAAACCGCTGCTTATTGCCTTTACCCGTAACCCGGATAAATCCCTCATCAAAAAACAAATCCGAAATTTTCAGATCGACCAGTTCAGACACGCGCAAGCCGCAGCCGTAAAGCGTCTCGAGCATGGATTCGTTGCGGTATCCCTCAATGCTGTCTGCCCCTTTTTTATCCTTAAGCGCAATGGCTGAGATCAATTGATCGATTTCAGAAAGCGACAACGTGTCGGGCAACTTCCTGCCCGTCCTGGGCGGTTCAATGAGCTCCATCGGGCTGTCCTTACGGTAATCCTCAAAAATGAGGTAATTGAAAAAACTCTTTAACCCGGAGATCAGCCGCGCCTGCGAGCGTGGGTTTATCGTTTTGGAAATATCGTAAATAAACTGCTGGATGTGTTCAGGGCCTATTTTAACCGGCGATACATCGATGCCATTGTCATCCAGGAAAGAGCAGAGTTTTTCGATGTCAAGGGTGTAATTGCCGATCGTATTCAACGACAATCCGCGTTCGATGCGCAGGTATGACTGGTAACTTTTTATGAATGATATCCATTTGCCCATACTGCAAATAAAGCAATAATTACGCATAAAAGAAGCCTCCCGGTCAGGAGGCTTTCACTTTATTTTAAGCAGATATTAGAAGTGCAATGCAAATCCGATATTTACCTGGAACATACCGTCTTCAGTATAGTTATCGTTAAGGCTTGAATTGTACCTTACACCTGGCTCGATAGACACATTGTCACCAAGGAACCATGCGTAACCTGCCTGCAAACCTAAGTAAGATGGTGTTTCAGCATCCGGACCTACCTCGTAGATGTCTCCAGAAGCTCCAGTATAGTCAACCTGTACCGGAATCATTCCTAAGATGTAGTATTTTGCACCGACTTTGTAAGCAAAACCGCTTCCGTCAACTGTTCCATCATCAAAAGAGTTGTAACCGATACCCGCTTTGATAGCAAGGTTATCCATAATGAAGTAACCTGCCTCAGCACCAAGGTTCATTACTTTCACATCTCCTTGTGAAGAATATCCGAAACTGGTGTTAGCACCACGGATTGCACCAAAACCTGTGTTGGCTTCGATCAACCATTTTCCTTTAGCAGTCTGACCACCATTTGATTTGGCATCATCCTGTGCGTTTGCAAAACCGAAAGCCAATAATGCAACAGCTGATAAAATAATTTTTTTCATAATTCTGTTTTGTTTTTAAATTAACTGAAACAAATTTATATCGATTCCAAGACTCAAAAATTAACAAGTATTGGGAGTTATCAACACAGTTATTAACAAGTTATAAACAACCTGGATGATTTAAAGTATTGTTAATTATTTTGAGGTTTTTGGGAATTCAGACTAATTTCGTGGGTAAGTAAAAACAAGAACCAATTTAACCTAAAAAAGAAGTTATGAAAAAAGTAATCTTATTAACAATGTTTCTGGTGTTCGGCACTGTGTCTCAGGCACAAGGTGTAAAGTTCGGTATTAAGGGCGGAGCCAACTTCGCCAATTTCGACGGTGGGGACCTAGACAGCAAGAGCATCACGAGTTTTCACGGTGGTGTATTTGTAGAGCTTGGCATCACACCAAGTTTCGCCATACAGCCTGAAGCGCTCTACTCTTCACAAGGTGCCAAAGTAGAAGGATTTGACGATGTAAAATTTGACTACATCAACATTCCCGTGATGGCGAGATTTTACGTACTGCCTGACGTGGTGAGTATCGATGCGGGTCCGCAGTTCGGTTTCCTGGTAAACGATGACTTCGGGAACATTCCGGGTGATTTCAAGACAAAATCATTTGACCTGGGTATTGCCGGTGGCGCTACAGTGAATATCGCTGCAGGATTCTTCGCTTCGGCGCGTTATATCGTCGGACTTACGGAAGCATCAAAAGAAGCTGAAATTAAAAACATGACTGCACAGCTGTCTTTAGGATACAAGTTCTAAATAACTGTGCGAAGTAATTCAAAGCCGATTCTTTTAAGGATCGGCTTTTTTATTTAAGTCCAAACCCATATTTTTACCAAAACAACCTACCATGAAAATCGCCATCATCAATGGCCCTAACCTGAATCTCCTGGGAACAAGGGAACCTGAAGTTTACGGCAGCACGACTTTTGAAGATTATTTTGACCGCCTCAAAGCACAGTTTCCCACGGTCGAATTGTTGCTTTTCCAAAGCAATATCGAAGGGGAAATCGTCGGATTCCTGCAACAATGCGGGTTCTCCTGCGACGGCATCATCCTCAACGCTGCCGCGTATACCCACACTTCGGTCGCCATCGGCGATGCTGTAAAAGCAATTACGGCACCCGTCGTGGAAGTCCACATTTCAAACACATTTGCCCGTGAAAGCTACCGCCACCAGTCGTTCGTTTCCCCGAATGCTGCGGGGGTCATCATCGGTTTCGGGCTGCAGGGCTACGCGCTGGCCGTCCGCTCTTTTTTGTAGCCGATGCAACCTTATCGGCGCTGAATTCGTCAACATACAAAACAAAAACCAATAAACCATGAAACAATTCCTTACGCTCTTTCTATTCTGCATTGCCTTTTCGTCATCCGGGCAGATCCGCGGCACGGTGACCGATGATAACAATGTCCCGCTGCCGCTCGTCACCGTCCTGGTCGAAAACACCTACAACGGCACCTCAGCCAACGAACAGGGCCAGTATGAACTGAATGTCACCCAACCCGGGAAATACACACTCATTTTTCAATACCTCGGTTTTAAAACCAAAAAAATTACCGTCAATGTTGACAAATTTCCATTTGTGCAGAATGCCGTGCTCTCGGAAGAAAGTTTGTCGCTGTCAGAGGTTGTAATCAACACCAAAGACAATCCGGCCAATGCGCTGATCAGGAAAGCCATCGCGGCTAAAAAAGCCAATTCGGCAAAAACCGCGCGTTACACCGCCGACTTCTATTCGCGCGGAATTTTCAAACTGAAAGACATGCCTAAGAAAATTTTCGGTGAGGAAGTAGGTGACATGGAAGGCATGCTTGATTCTACCGGAACGGGCATACTGTATCTTTCAGAAACCGTGTCAAAAATCACTTTCGAGAAACCCGACAACCTCAAGGAACGCATCATCGCTTCAAAAATCAGCGGAAACGACAACGGCTTCAGCTACAATACTGCGGGCGCTACGGTGTACGACTTTTACGACAACACGCTGAAATTCGGCATCAATATGATTTCCCCGATTGCGGACAATGCCTTTAATTACTACAAATACAAGCTTGAAGGCAATTTCACGGACGACAACAACAACATCATCAGTAAAATTAGGATCATCCCGCGTCGTGACTCAGAGCCGGTTTTTGAAGGGTTCATTTACATCGTCGAGGATTCCTGGGCGATCTATGCGGTGGATGTCGACATTAAGGGCTACCGCATCAAGCAGGAATTCCTTGACACGATGAAGCTGGTACAGAATTTCGGTTACAACAGAAACAACGGCATCTGGTCGAAAAACACGCAGAGCCTCGAATTTAACGCGGGAATCTTCGGCATTAAATTCAACGGAAAATTTTCTTATGTCTACACAAACTACGACTTCAGGGAATCGTTTGAGAAAAAGACGTTTACCAATGAGATCATCAGTTTCGAAGACAATTCAAACAAAAAGGACAATACCTTTTGGGACAGCAACCGACAGATTCCGCTGACAGATGAGGAAAGCAAAGATTATGTGAAGAAAGACAGTATTTACAAAGTTCGGAATTCCAGGACCTACCTCGACTCCATTGACAGGAAAGGCAACAGGTTCCGCCTGCTGAGTCCGATAACCGGCTATCGCTATGCCAACAGCTATGAGAAATGGTCGTTCAATTACCGCGGCCTGATCAATCTGGGTTCACTGAGCTTCAATACCGTGCAGGGCTGGAACCTGGGCTCGGGGTTGTCTTACCGCAAGTGGAAAGACGAGGAGAAAGGGAAATATACAAACGCCAGTGCGAACGTCAATTACGGGTTTGCTGAAGACCGGCTGCGTGTCACCGGCGATTTTTCCCACCGTTTCAACAACCGGAATTATGCGTTTGTCCATCTCTCAGGTGGGACTACCGTGGCACAATACAATCCCGAGGAACCGATCGGTAAACTGGTGAACTCGGTGAGCACGTTGTTTTTCAAGGACAACTACATGAAGCTGTACAATAAGGAGTACGCCGGAATTACTTACGGGCGTGACGTCGCTAACGGGCTGAACCTTATGGGCCGTGTCGAGTACCAGCAACGCAAGACTTTGGTAAACCACACGGATTATACGGTAATAAAGAACGACGATCCGTACACATCAAACAATCCGCTTGATCCGGCCAACGATGCGCCTGCCTTTGCGACCCATCATCTGACGAAAGCGTCGGTTTTCGCACGCATCAATTTCGGGAATAAATACATTACAAGGCCGGACGGTAAAATAAACCTGCGCAACCAGGATTATCCTACGATCTTTCTTGCCTACGACAACGCTTTTGGGGCAAGTGAAAAGAATTATGAGTTCCAATTGCTTTCCGGACGGATCTACTATGATTTTACCGCCGGAAACAAAGGCACGTTTTCGTTTAATATTAAAGGAGGAAAATTCTTCAATGGAGAAAATATTTCGTTTATCGATTACAAGCATTTCAACGGGAACCAGACACATATCGGAAAGGATGAGCGCTACCTGAACGTGTTCAACCTGTTGCCCTACTATGCTGCCAGCACGAACGACGCATACACGGAAACCCACATCGAATACGATGATAAAGGTTACCTCATCAATAAGATCCCGCTATTGAACCTCTTGCGGGCGAAGCTGGTCCTTGGGGCGCACAATCTTGCCGTTCCAGACCGGAAACCCTACCAGGAATTTTCCGTCGGGCTCGATAATCTGGGCTTAGGCAAACTTAAGGTACTGCGGGTTGATTACGTGAGATCTTATCAAAACGGATTTGTCGGGGATGGCGTGGTTTTTGGCCTGAAATTCTTAAACATCCTGGAATAATCAATTTTGGAAAGTGGTGTAAAAAAAATCCCGTCATGACCTGACGGGATTTTTTTTATTTGCTTTACAATTGCATTGCGGGCATTATCCGGTCGCCGCAATTAATCCTCGCGGCTAATCTTAGCCCCGATGGCCCTCAGCCTCGCTTCGATGTCCTCATACCCGCGGTCAATCTGTTCGATATTCTGGATGGTGCTGGTCCCTTTCGCGGAAAGTGCGGCAATCAGCAACGAGATCCCGGCACGGATATCCGGTGATGACATCGTGGTGGCTTTCAGCTGTGATTTAAAATCGTGCCCGATCACTACGGCGCGGTGCGGATCGCACAACATGATTTTTGCGCCCATGTCGATCAGCTTGTCGGTAAAGAACAAACGGCTTTCAAACATTTTCTGGTGAATCAGCACGTCGCCTTTCGCCTGCGTGGCCACGACGAGCACTATGCTCAGCAGGTCAGGCGTAAAACCGGGCCACGGTGCGTCAGCAATTGTGAGTATCGAGCCATCAATGTCAGTCTTGACTTCATAACCATTGGTGTGTGCGGGAATGTAAATATCGTCCCCGCGGCGTTCGAGCGTGATGCCCAGTTTCCTGAATGTATTGGGGATGATTCCAAGATTGTCCCAGCTTACATTCTTGATGGTGATCTCACTGCGTGTCATGGCGGCAAGGCCAATCCAGGAACCGATTTCAATCATATCGGGCAGGATGGTGTGTGTACAGCCCGATAACTTTTCAACACCTTCGATAGTCAGTAAGTTGGATCCGACGCCTGTTATCCTCGCGCCCATCGAGTTAAGCATTTTTGATAACTGCTGCAGGTAAGGCTCGCAGGCTGCGTTGTAAATGGTCGTAGTGCCTTTGGCCAGTACGGCGGCCATGACGATATTTGCGGTTCCGGTTACCGAGGCTTCGTCGAGGAGCATATCAGCCCCCTGCAAACCGTCCGCGGCCTCTACGCCGTAAAAATGGTCTTCGCGGTTGTAACGGAATTTAGCACCTAAATTGATGAATCCTTCAAAATGCGTATCGAGCCGCCTGCGCCCGATCTTGTCGCCGCCCGGCTTTGGGATGTATCCGCGGCCAAAGCGCGCCAGCAAAGGCCCGACAATCATAATCGATCCGCGCAGCGAACCGCCCTCTTTCTTGAACGCTTCGGTTTCAAGGTAACCCACGTTGACCTCGTCCGATTGGAAGGTATAGGAGCCTTTGGCCAGTTTCTCCACCTTCACCCCTAAATTCTTAAGCAGTGTAATGAGTTTATTGACATCGATAATGTCAGGAATGTTGTTGATCGTGACTTTTTCGGGTGTCAGCAATACCGCACATAAGATCTGTAAAGCTTCATTTTTGGCACCCTGCGGCGTAATTTCACCTTTAAGCGCTACACCGCCTTCAATTTTAAAAGTTCCCATTTTTGTTTATTCAGATTTGGGATTCCAAATTACAGATTTGAGAAATCATAGGGAGAAAATCCAAATCCGCGACCTGAAATCTTATTGTGTTTTCCTATTTTGGTTTTTAAATCCGGTATTCAGTTTGCCGTTTTTACCGGCTTTTGGCTTTTGGACGACGGGCTGCTGGTGTTTGTTCGACACCTTTTTGTTGGTCCGCATCAGGTCTATGGTATCAAGCAATTCTTCCGAGCCATTCAGCAAGTCGATCTTACCACCCGAAAGTTCATACAGGTGCTCAAAAATCACGTCGTCTTTCACTGTGTCCTTGTTCCAGCTCAGATACGATTTCTTCATGTGGTTGGCAATGACTTTTATCAACGCGTTCTTCAGTTCATTGTCTTCCCAGCTGTTTGCCACATCAATCATGTACTTGATGTTGTTGCCGTAAAACCGGTACTTCGGAAAGTTCTGCGGATAAGGCAGGACATCCGGCCGAAGCTGCAATACCTCGCGCGAGGGAATCGGGTATGGTGAATCCACATCCAGCTTAAAATCGGACATGATGAAAATCTGGTCCCACAATTTATGCTGAAAATCCGGCACATCCCTCAAATGCGGATTGAGGCTGCCCATCACCTGGATGATGTATCGTGCTGCCTTGTTGCGCTCTTCGCGGTCCTCGATGACCACTGCCTGGTCAATCAGTTTTTGCAGGTGCCGCCCGTACTCCCTGATGATCAGGTGCGGGCGTTCGGCGTTATATTCGAGTTCGTTTACAACGTCGTTCGCGTTTTCCTTGATGTATTTCTGGTTCATTTATAACGAAATTATGCCTTCAATATCCGACACGGCAACATATTTTTCAATTACGGCGTCCGGATTTACCATGGTTACGTTCACCGAAACCGAGGTGTATTTTCCTGTCTTGGACTGATGCGTCGAGATTACCGCGCCCAGGTTATTGAACGCATTCTCGACTTCCCGGATTTTGGCGGGATCGGTCGGGACAATAAATTTATATAAATATTCTGAAGGCCAGCTGCTTGTCGTGGATAACTCTTCCTTTAACCGCACGTAGAATTCTTCTGTCTTTTTATCCATTTTATCAAAATAAACGCAAATATACAGTTTTAGAACGGAGATTGCCGATTTGCATTCCACATTTTATATTTCTGCCGATAGTGCCTGGATGCAATTTATTATTAATTGTTAATTGCCGATTGCAGGATATCAATTACCAATCGTTATCTTTGCGCCTTATTTTCAAAAAGTGGACAAGGAAATTGTTGTCATCATCGGCGGTCCCGGAACCGGTAAAACCACCATCATCGACGGGCTCACGGCAAAAGGATACTGCTGTTATCCCGAAATCTCGCGCGAGGTGACCATGGAAGCCAAGAAACAGGGCATCGAACAATTGTTCCTTGAAAATCCGTTACTGTTCAGCGAACTGCTGCTGGAGGGCCGCAAGAAGCAATTCATCAACGCCTGCTCCGAATCGCATGACATTGTATTCCTCGACCGCGGCATCCCTGACGTACTGGCTTACATGCATTATATCGGCGACAGTTACCCGTCACATTTCGATGCGGCATGTCGTGAAAATACCTACACCAAAATTTTCATTCTTCCACCCTGGGAGGAAATATATGAAAGCGACGACGAACGCTATGAGAATTTCGAACAGGCCAAACTCATTTACAGCCACCTGGTCGAAACCTACGAAAGTTACGGCTACAAGCTCATCGATGTCCCTAAGGGCACTGTGGATGAGCGTATTGATTTTATACTGCGCCATATTTCCTAAGCGCGGAATCCGGTTTTATTTGACTAACTTTCCGACGTAGTAACCGACGACATGTTAAATTTCGAATTATAAGCCATGCCTACCGCCGTTGAAATCCTCAAAAATTACTGGAACCACGACCGTTTCCGGGACCTGCAACAGGACATCATTGACGCTGCCATGGACAAGCGGGATACTTTTGCACTATTGCCTACAGGCGGTGGAAAATCAATTTGTTTCCAGGTCCCCGCATTGATGCAGGACGGCCTCTGTCTTGTGATATCACCGCTGGTTGCCCTGATGAAGGACCAGGTAGCCAATCTGCAAAAGCGAAACATCAAGGCCATTGCACTCACGGGCGGACTCCGCACAGAAGAGGTTTCGGACCTGCTCGACAACTGCCAATTCGGAAATTATAAATTCCTGTACCTGTCACCCGAAAGGCTGCAGTCTGACTGGATTATAGAACGCCTGAAAAGCCTCTCAATCAACCTTATTGCCATCGATGAGGCGCATTGTGTGTCACAATGGGGACATGATTTCCGTCCCGCATACCTTAAGATAGCCAACCTCAGGAACCATTTCAACAAAGTACCTTTTATGGCGTTGACTGCTTCAGCGACCCCGAAAGTACAACAGGACATCATCTCCGGGCTCGGCATGAAAGAGGTATCCGTTTTCCAAAAATCATTTGAGCGGAAGAATATTGCATACATGGTTTTTGAGACGGAAGACAAGCTGCACCGCATCACGCAAATCCTGAAAAAAAACCCCGAGCCGTCAATCATTTATGTCCGCAACCGCAAATCATGTCATGATATGTCATCGCAGCTGCAATCGCTGGGTTTTTCGGCGACGTATTATCACGGCGGACTCCCGGCCGCGGAAAAATCAAGGAACATGCAGTCATGGATGGAAGAAAAAGCACAGGTCATCGTAGCCACGAACGCATTTGGGATGGGTATCGATAAGGGCAATGTCAAAAACGTAATCCACGTCCAGCTGCCTGAAAACATCGAAAGTTATTACCAGGAAGCGGGACGCGCCGGGCGTAATGAGGAAAAAGCATTTGCGGTGCTGTTGTACCATCGGTCGGACACGACACAGGCCCGCAGCCAGTTTATCTCGGTTTTGCCTGATAAAGAGTTCCTGACCAGGGTATTTGTCAAACTCTGCAACTACCTTCGCATCGCCTACGGGGAAGGAATTGACGAACGCTTTGGCTTCAACCTGAACCATTTTTGCACACAATATGATTTCCCGGTATTGAAAACCTACAACGCATTGCAGTTCC
The nucleotide sequence above comes from Flavobacterium magnum. Encoded proteins:
- a CDS encoding RecQ family ATP-dependent DNA helicase, which encodes MPTAVEILKNYWNHDRFRDLQQDIIDAAMDKRDTFALLPTGGGKSICFQVPALMQDGLCLVISPLVALMKDQVANLQKRNIKAIALTGGLRTEEVSDLLDNCQFGNYKFLYLSPERLQSDWIIERLKSLSINLIAIDEAHCVSQWGHDFRPAYLKIANLRNHFNKVPFMALTASATPKVQQDIISGLGMKEVSVFQKSFERKNIAYMVFETEDKLHRITQILKKNPEPSIIYVRNRKSCHDMSSQLQSLGFSATYYHGGLPAAEKSRNMQSWMEEKAQVIVATNAFGMGIDKGNVKNVIHVQLPENIESYYQEAGRAGRNEEKAFAVLLYHRSDTTQARSQFISVLPDKEFLTRVFVKLCNYLRIAYGEGIDERFGFNLNHFCTQYDFPVLKTYNALQFLDRQGVVSLSQEFSEKVSVQFLADSREVLRYTSLNPQDEPVILTILRNYSGIYDAPCALNLSLVSKKSGSPEDQILTVLKKLQERGLIDYKARSNDATLVFNEIREDEKTINRLSKYLEMQNRQKKDQLQSVLDYVTDDDTCRQRLILRYFGEDKIQDCGICSFCIGKNRKPVRASRVSVATEIHDLLQTQSLNSREIQNHIKHPPDDVIFALRQLLDHDIIRIGTDNRYSIRKT